One Channa argus isolate prfri chromosome 15, Channa argus male v1.0, whole genome shotgun sequence DNA segment encodes these proteins:
- the hsd3b7 gene encoding 3 beta-hydroxysteroid dehydrogenase type 7: MSDNKRGLVYLITGGCGFLGKHLVRVLLEKEDELVEVRVFDKHIDPTVTELSTERTKVLVIQGDITDYGSVLEASRGADVVIHTASLVDVWHRIPETLIYSVNVTGTENVVRACVECGIQCLVYTSSMEVVGPNVDGDHFIKGNEDTPYRVKHTVAYSKSKAKAEKVALEANGTKVKGGKCLYTCSLRPTGIYGEGHELIKEMYTLGVQRGGLIVGGVPDNTEHGRVYAGNVAWMHLLAARALRERPQTVGGEVFFCYDDSPYKSYEDFNMIFFSTFNFRRVRIPSLMLWFLAMVNDLLHWLLSPVHNYTPLLNRYTLAVACTSFTVKTDKAFRYFQYRPLYDWDQCRIRTQKWVDTFSLDNAKDK; the protein is encoded by the exons ATGTCCGACAATAAGCGGGGACTCGTGTATTTGATCACCGGAGGCTGTGGGTTTCTCGGCAAGCACCTGGTGAGAGTTTTGCTGGAAAAGGAGGACGAGTTGGTGGAAGTCCGGGTGTTTGACAAGCACATAGACCCAACGGTAACGGAGCTGAGCACAG AGCGGACAAAGGTGCTGGTCATTCAAGGGGACATCACAGACTATGGCAGCGTGTTAGAGGCCTCCCGGGGAGCTGATGTTGTCATCCACACAGCGAGCTTGGTGGACGTTTGGCACAGAATCCCAGAGACCCTCATCTACTCTGTCAATGTCACAG GTACAGAGAATGTGGTCCGTGCCTGCGTGGAGTGTGGTATCCAGTGCCTGGTCTACACCAGCAGCATGGAAGTGGTTGGTCCTAACGTTGATGGGGACCACTTTATCAA gggCAATGAAGACACACCTTACCGTGTGAAACACACTGTGGCCTATTCCAAGAGCAAAGCCAAGGCAGAGAAAGTTGCACTTGAAGCTAATGGCACCAAG GTGAAGGGTGGGAAGTGTTTATACACATGCTCTCTGAGGCCAACCGGGATCTATGGTGAGGGGCATGAGCTAATTAAGGAAATGTACACGCTGGGTGTTCAGAGAGGAGGCTTGATTGTCGGAGGCGTCCCAGACAATACAGAACATGGGCGAGTCTATGCAG GCAATGTGGCCTGGATGCATTTACTTGCTGCTCGAGCCCTGAGAGAGCGCCCACAGACAGTTGGAGGTGAGGTTTTCTTCTGCTACGATGACTCACCCTACAAGAGCTATGAGGATTTCAACATGATATTCTTCTCCACATTTAACTTCCGAAGGGTCCGCATTCCCTCCCTAATGCTCTGGTTTCTGGCCATGGTTAATGATTTGCTTCACTGGTTACTGAGCCCAGTGCATAACTACACACCATTGCTGAACCGCTATACTCTAGCTGTGGCTTGTACTTCCTTCACGGTGAAAACGGACAAAGCCTTTCGTTATTTCCAGTACCGTCCCTTATACGACTGGGATCAATGTAGAATCCGCACACAGAAATGGGTCGACACATTCTCTCTGGATAACGccaaagataaataa